The stretch of DNA GAGGCGGCTTTAAACTTGGCTTTGGAGAGCACTTCAGCAATGATTTTTTGGTTCTGAGCCTGCGAGGCTAAGTCAAGTTCATGGCCCAATATGCCCAGGGGCGTGCAGGCGCTGCAGCCATACTGCTCCTCGTAGCCATGCTTTAGAAGCGACGGCAAAAGGCTGCTGCCTATGTTCTTGAATGGACCCGGATGCACAAGCGGCATGATGATGGCGGCTTTAGGTTTAGAGGCATCGAATTTAAGCAGGGTAACATCGATGTCGGCGTCTTGACCCATCTCTTCAAGGTATGTCTCCAGCGGTGCGTTTGCATCCGTGACCCAGTTGGTGATAAAGGCGCGGAACAGCGGCATCGCGGGTAATCCGTAGCTGCTTTTTCCCAGACGATTAATCGATTGCAGGAACAGGTAGACGGCTGCGTAGCTGATTACGGGGGCAAGGATGATGAAGGGTAAAAGGGGTAAAACCTCAAGGATGGAGACTTGCCAAAGGGCTAGGAAAGCAGCGATGACTAGGAGGGGCTGGAGGATTGCCGCGGCGATTTGCCGCCATGCGCCGCCGGTTGCCACCGACGAGAGCACTAGAAAACGCAGGGTAAGGACCGCTCCAAAGCCTATCAGGGCAAGCTTAACCCATAGCAGCCCACCTAAAAAGAAGCCTAAAGCTGTGCCTACTGCCAGCAAAGCAATCCAGATTAACCAGCAGGTAAACGACACCACGGAGGTTCGCCGCGTGTTAAAGATGGGGTCGTCTTTTAGGATAACTTTGCTTATTGTCGAGTCGGCTATTAGGGTGGCGGCGAGTGTGAGGATGCCCAGCGCTAAACTGTAGAGGGGAGACAAAAAGGGCAATGCAGTGAGGGTGACGCCTGCCAGGCAGATGGCGGCGATGGCTAGCAGGGAGTTTCGGTAGGTGGGCAGGGAGAATAGGGAGGAGTAGTGTTTTTTGGCTTTGTCGATTGAGCTGTTAAGGGAACGGTCGGGCTCCATGGCGTGTCTTCACTATGGAATTGGATAGCCCTATTAATATTTAGCTTACAGGGACCTTTTGGGTTGTCATTAATTACAGGATTTTCTATAACAGCACAGGCAAGCAACCCTTTTTTAACATAAAAACGGCAAAAACAAGGGCCAAAAAGCGGAGGTTTGCTGCTTCAACCCAAAAAAGCACCATACCCGCGAGGAGATACCGTTTTATGCAAAGAAGCCCATCATTACTATTCCCTGAAGTCCTATCTATGCCAGAGCAAGAATTGCCGCCGTCAATCTATAACATGCTGGAACGCAACATCGGAAAAAAAATCCGGGTAATTTTAGA from Candidatus Bathyarchaeota archaeon encodes:
- a CDS encoding DUF2070 family protein: MEPDRSLNSSIDKAKKHYSSLFSLPTYRNSLLAIAAICLAGVTLTALPFLSPLYSLALGILTLAATLIADSTISKVILKDDPIFNTRRTSVVSFTCWLIWIALLAVGTALGFFLGGLLWVKLALIGFGAVLTLRFLVLSSVATGGAWRQIAAAILQPLLVIAAFLALWQVSILEVLPLLPFIILAPVISYAAVYLFLQSINRLGKSSYGLPAMPLFRAFITNWVTDANAPLETYLEEMGQDADIDVTLLKFDASKPKAAIIMPLVHPGPFKNIGSSLLPSLLKHGYEEQYGCSACTPLGILGHELDLASQAQNQKIIAEVLSKAKFKAASDLASPFLVATDGAATASCQIFDNTVLIAFSLAPQTTEDLPQELGRLVTEEANRYGFEHAVIVNAHNCLGEVDDTAQHVDELKRAAFKCLLKATAETKKPFQVGSATVYPKEFTQKQGMGTGGVTAVAVEVAGQKTVYVVLDGNNMVPHLREKILSALSESGFDAAEVFTTDTHAVSALSTGSRGYHPLGEAIDHQALIGYVKQAARNAAADLEDAKAGCIQFTVPNVRVIGEERLKSITVLVDEAIAKAKRVAPPVFGVEGLLLILLLLLF